The following coding sequences are from one Rhodopirellula islandica window:
- a CDS encoding protein kinase domain-containing protein, with the protein MNLSDLPARELARLDAVCLEYESALRQIADGEPATSDLVSIQSLVERHGGEHADLLRSELEAIRAEIDGNLGIHGDSGELTQVLASSNDTPSHNLALLNTPALEANGTSNGFGSPASAEERVQKALAKASSNDPVDSLPPMGTEIGPYRLDGVLGRGGMGVVYRATDTRLERSVAVKMLSTNGHPTLVERFQREAKAVASLTHPNIVELFDVGVHDGMPYAVMEHLRGETLMRRMEQRRTDVAPVTTQMVRVWGRQLAEALATSHAAGVIHRDLKPENVMLVGRRSGSPTPSAATTNTISSHSLATQPSSENSLPSVKLFDFGLSRVGRAVFGPGESDPENQHDDASNDEDDAKTRAGMILGTPGYMAPEQARGETVTPAADVFSLGCVLFEAFYGRPAFTGKSPASRYAAVLEKTPLPDPGRRRDDIALADLIMAMMRKTPAERPTAATVVTALSSGGATMPPQEGETLALPMDGVSLTQPIHMAGGISRRRFAEMVGGSFAGALVGMSGLSGNWSKLNQIRSIGVLSFTPATQPESTAQVDPQPAGGRMLQRGELLAGLVANELSRLEGLSVPKYVPMTASFPDQYRDAASRLEVDALVAGTFTEATGAQGGVMDVNVQIICAETGTQIWGKVIRTTAGDNLIEQTDLARQVATAINRSLLEHPGESKPRDPGAFTCLLKGRTQADPDSIDGMRSALKCFDSALREDPNYAPAHAGKGLTSLTLAGRVGDEEAQELIIQARQSVQIALEIDTSNVEARLASAMLMYQSLGDLMPARDILRGLANETRNSWQVHHQLGWVELMLYEEMAGVRSLRIAASMHPSSKLLQSDLARAQWFIANKTRAVNEAKAVMPKSDGDKIGPESFTRGLLIDLYEHSSDFKSAADLDPELKWTATDGADRYWEQRETRLQTLPYGPYGPSLNETILQLRRTDVPTREPAEQRLARLLQTRSPMLPLLLIKHPQFDSMRTLPAAGEAFPVLNPRNI; encoded by the coding sequence ATGAATTTGAGTGATCTGCCTGCCCGCGAATTAGCCCGCCTCGACGCGGTGTGCTTGGAATATGAGTCCGCTCTTCGGCAAATCGCGGATGGAGAACCAGCAACCTCCGATTTGGTCAGCATTCAATCGCTTGTCGAACGACATGGCGGTGAGCACGCCGATCTGCTGCGTTCCGAATTGGAAGCGATTCGAGCCGAGATCGACGGGAACCTGGGTATCCACGGTGATTCAGGGGAGCTGACGCAGGTCCTGGCGTCTTCCAATGACACGCCGTCGCATAACCTGGCATTGCTGAACACACCCGCCCTGGAAGCGAACGGGACCTCCAACGGCTTTGGATCGCCTGCCTCGGCGGAAGAACGCGTCCAAAAGGCCTTGGCGAAGGCATCGTCCAACGACCCGGTCGATTCACTGCCGCCGATGGGCACCGAAATCGGCCCGTACCGCTTGGATGGAGTTCTGGGACGTGGCGGGATGGGCGTGGTGTACCGTGCCACCGACACCCGACTGGAACGCAGCGTCGCCGTCAAAATGCTCTCGACCAACGGGCATCCCACCTTGGTCGAAAGATTTCAACGCGAGGCCAAGGCCGTGGCTTCGTTGACCCACCCTAACATCGTCGAACTGTTCGATGTCGGGGTGCACGATGGGATGCCCTACGCCGTGATGGAGCATCTGCGTGGCGAGACACTGATGCGACGGATGGAACAGCGGCGAACGGATGTGGCACCGGTCACCACGCAAATGGTCCGGGTCTGGGGCAGGCAACTGGCCGAAGCCCTGGCAACCTCTCACGCGGCCGGAGTGATTCACCGCGATTTGAAACCCGAAAACGTGATGTTGGTTGGACGTCGCAGTGGTTCTCCCACGCCGTCAGCAGCGACCACCAACACGATCAGCAGTCATTCCCTGGCGACACAGCCTTCGAGCGAAAACTCCTTGCCATCGGTCAAACTCTTTGACTTTGGGTTGTCGCGTGTCGGTCGCGCTGTGTTTGGCCCTGGGGAATCGGATCCTGAGAATCAACACGACGACGCCAGCAATGACGAAGATGACGCGAAAACCCGTGCGGGCATGATCCTGGGGACGCCAGGTTACATGGCGCCCGAACAGGCTCGCGGCGAAACGGTCACGCCTGCCGCGGACGTGTTCTCGCTCGGGTGCGTGTTGTTCGAAGCGTTCTACGGACGCCCCGCCTTCACCGGAAAATCACCGGCTAGCCGTTACGCAGCGGTTTTGGAGAAGACTCCCTTGCCTGATCCTGGCCGCCGTCGCGACGACATCGCGCTGGCAGATTTGATCATGGCGATGATGCGAAAAACTCCTGCAGAACGTCCCACGGCGGCGACGGTGGTCACCGCGCTTTCGAGTGGCGGTGCAACCATGCCGCCTCAGGAGGGCGAGACGCTGGCATTGCCAATGGACGGCGTGTCGCTCACGCAGCCGATTCACATGGCTGGCGGCATTTCTCGTCGTCGGTTCGCTGAAATGGTCGGCGGAAGTTTCGCGGGCGCGTTGGTTGGGATGTCTGGACTGAGCGGCAACTGGAGCAAGTTGAACCAGATTCGCTCGATTGGCGTGCTCAGCTTCACTCCCGCCACACAACCTGAATCGACCGCGCAGGTTGATCCTCAACCCGCCGGCGGACGCATGCTGCAACGCGGTGAACTGTTGGCTGGCTTGGTCGCCAATGAACTGAGCCGCTTGGAAGGGTTGTCGGTACCCAAGTATGTGCCGATGACCGCCAGCTTCCCCGATCAATATCGCGATGCGGCATCGAGACTCGAAGTGGATGCCTTGGTCGCCGGCACCTTCACCGAGGCAACGGGCGCTCAAGGCGGTGTGATGGATGTCAATGTCCAAATCATTTGTGCCGAAACCGGCACGCAGATTTGGGGCAAAGTCATTCGCACCACCGCGGGCGACAACCTGATTGAACAAACCGACCTCGCCCGGCAAGTCGCGACCGCGATCAATCGGAGCTTGCTCGAACATCCCGGCGAATCCAAACCGCGTGACCCGGGCGCCTTCACCTGTTTGCTCAAAGGACGAACTCAAGCCGACCCGGACAGCATCGACGGAATGCGTTCGGCACTGAAGTGCTTCGACAGTGCGCTTCGAGAAGACCCCAATTACGCACCCGCACACGCGGGAAAAGGCCTGACATCGTTGACCCTGGCAGGCCGCGTTGGCGACGAAGAGGCTCAAGAGTTGATCATCCAAGCCCGGCAATCCGTTCAGATCGCATTGGAAATCGATACATCAAACGTGGAAGCTCGCTTGGCGTCGGCGATGTTGATGTATCAGAGTCTCGGCGATCTGATGCCAGCTCGCGATATTCTGCGTGGTTTGGCGAACGAGACGAGAAACTCATGGCAAGTGCACCACCAACTCGGCTGGGTCGAATTGATGTTGTACGAGGAGATGGCCGGTGTTCGTTCCCTTCGCATTGCCGCGTCGATGCACCCTTCTTCCAAGTTGTTGCAGTCGGACTTGGCACGTGCCCAGTGGTTCATTGCAAACAAGACTCGCGCGGTCAATGAAGCCAAGGCCGTGATGCCCAAGAGCGACGGGGACAAAATCGGTCCCGAGAGTTTCACTCGTGGTCTGCTGATTGATTTATACGAACACAGCAGCGACTTCAAATCCGCGGCGGACTTGGATCCAGAACTCAAGTGGACTGCAACCGACGGTGCTGATCGCTACTGGGAACAACGCGAGACGCGTTTGCAAACGCTCCCGTATGGTCCCTACGGGCCTTCCTTGAACGAAACCATTCTGCAGCTCCGCCGCACCGATGTTCCAACGCGAGAACCGGCCGAGCAACGATTGGCGAGACTGCTTCAAACCCGCAGCCCGATGCTGCCGTTGCTGTTGATCAAACACCCGCAATTCGATTCCATGCGGACGCTGCCAGCGGCTGGTGAAGCGTTCCCGGTGCTGAACCCACGCAACATCTGA